A window from Cellvibrio zantedeschiae encodes these proteins:
- a CDS encoding DUF7168 domain-containing protein: MTENINQRIMEKISKCLAMAKSSNPHEAEIAWRQAKALMAAHNLGRADIIASAAVTSRFNIGVRPPTWLIKLANTCAQAFSCTVITEKLIRKEAVIIGVGNQPDFATYTFDVLHRQLIQDRRNYVAAMSSRCRLSSKRRQGEIFAEHWVTSVWNVIAKFAEADPAADEIISAYIAKQYPEVVNITLETRKVTKRDLSAAHAGRNAGASAKIHRAMGQDHREQLELLST, translated from the coding sequence ATGACAGAAAATATTAATCAACGCATTATGGAAAAAATATCCAAGTGCTTGGCAATGGCAAAATCTTCCAATCCACATGAAGCTGAAATTGCTTGGCGCCAGGCGAAGGCCTTAATGGCAGCCCATAACCTAGGAAGGGCCGACATCATCGCGTCTGCTGCCGTCACCTCCCGCTTTAACATCGGTGTACGCCCGCCAACTTGGCTGATTAAATTAGCCAATACCTGCGCTCAGGCGTTCTCCTGCACCGTTATCACCGAAAAATTGATTCGAAAAGAAGCAGTGATTATCGGCGTTGGAAATCAACCGGACTTTGCTACCTACACGTTCGATGTTCTGCATCGTCAACTTATCCAGGATAGGCGCAATTACGTTGCAGCCATGTCCTCCCGTTGCCGACTTTCTTCCAAACGGCGCCAAGGTGAAATCTTTGCGGAGCATTGGGTTACGTCGGTCTGGAATGTAATCGCGAAATTTGCAGAAGCTGATCCAGCGGCCGACGAAATTATCTCTGCGTATATTGCGAAACAATACCCAGAGGTAGTCAACATAACATTGGAGACTCGCAAAGTTACCAAGCGAGATTTGAGTGCCGCACACGCAGGCCGGAACGCTGGTGCCAGCGCTAAGATTCATAGAGCCATGGGGCAGGATCATCGGGAACAGCTGGAATTGCTGAGTACTTGA
- a CDS encoding antirestriction protein: MSCLAVSPNSVFSVKVPEQDRAKVLALHFPKAHFRFENFTHHIAERICAKYVFDQWDFFELGNGGFYMAPSSGENFLIDLPFGRNYSGVVSKDAFGIICSMYTFCFLADEDPRLALHHMWLSSFYQSHPEWEKIWWAVE, from the coding sequence ATGTCATGCTTGGCCGTTTCGCCTAATTCCGTTTTTTCTGTAAAGGTTCCTGAACAGGATCGAGCAAAAGTGCTTGCTTTGCATTTTCCAAAAGCGCACTTCCGTTTCGAGAACTTCACGCACCATATTGCTGAAAGAATCTGTGCCAAATACGTTTTTGATCAGTGGGATTTTTTCGAGCTCGGTAACGGTGGCTTTTACATGGCACCCAGCTCCGGAGAAAACTTCCTTATTGATTTGCCATTCGGACGAAACTATTCCGGCGTGGTGTCCAAAGACGCTTTCGGTATTATCTGCAGTATGTACACGTTCTGCTTCCTCGCTGATGAGGATCCGCGATTGGCGCTTCATCACATGTGGCTTTCTAGCTTTTACCAATCGCATCCTGAGTGGGAGAAAATATGGTGGGCTGTCGAGTAA
- a CDS encoding DUF3577 domain-containing protein, with the protein MISNSKAQSAPINYFNAHTEGLGYLDSLELVNPKSGQDFAPFWSANFCMLEGNPLNPDKTFISLKIPCEKALNELLPFVEHINDPDTKVFVGLRLADYRAKPFVYGPESQTPGKLGVNYSAKLINILHLKVGDQTMKLKRNEKATTTDFGVHAQGSARNAQLAQEPTSQAPNNRPFVVQLSQTEPNFEITKERLKGEGYRWARDLTAWVLPSVRLDKSHPDFQAKVAELKSLGYRWNKAATAWEFEFNKPQGAFRSTNQQFAQQRTYQQPH; encoded by the coding sequence ATGATTTCGAATTCCAAAGCTCAATCAGCCCCAATAAATTATTTCAACGCCCATACTGAAGGTTTGGGTTACCTTGATTCACTTGAATTGGTTAACCCGAAGTCCGGTCAGGATTTTGCTCCTTTCTGGTCTGCAAATTTTTGCATGCTGGAAGGAAATCCACTCAACCCTGATAAGACTTTCATCTCGTTGAAAATACCTTGTGAAAAGGCCCTTAATGAACTGCTGCCGTTTGTGGAGCACATTAACGATCCGGACACAAAAGTATTCGTTGGCTTACGACTGGCGGACTACCGTGCAAAACCATTTGTGTACGGTCCCGAAAGCCAGACACCAGGTAAGTTAGGGGTTAACTATTCGGCAAAGCTTATCAATATCCTCCATCTCAAAGTGGGTGATCAGACGATGAAGCTGAAGCGGAATGAAAAAGCCACTACAACCGATTTTGGTGTACATGCTCAAGGATCTGCTCGGAATGCTCAGCTAGCGCAAGAGCCTACCTCGCAAGCTCCAAACAATCGCCCTTTCGTGGTTCAACTGTCCCAGACGGAGCCAAACTTCGAAATTACGAAGGAACGCCTGAAGGGAGAGGGTTATCGCTGGGCGAGAGATCTCACAGCCTGGGTATTACCCTCTGTGAGACTGGATAAAAGCCACCCGGATTTCCAGGCCAAGGTGGCCGAGCTTAAATCACTCGGATATCGCTGGAACAAGGCGGCTACAGCTTGGGAGTTTGAGTTCAATAAACCGCAAGGTGCATTTCGCTCAACGAACCAGCAATTTGCTCAACAGCGCACCTATCAACAACCCCATTAG